The genomic interval ACCCGCTTCGGGCGCTATGTCTTCGCCATTGGAGGGAACCCCGAAGCGGCCCTCCTGGCCGGGATCAACGTGCGGCGAATGCTGGTATGGGTCTTCGCCTTGATGGGGCTACTGGCCGCGCTGGCCGGGGCAGTACAAGCCGCCCGGCTCAACTTCGTGACCAACAGCATGGGGAATTTGCTCGAGCTGGATGTGATCGCCGCCGCGGTGATCGGGGGCACGGCTTTGGCCGGGGGCAGCGGAACCATCGTGGGAGCAGCCATGGGCGCTTTGCTGATGTCCTCTTTGCGGGGGGGCATGGTGCTTTTGGGCCTTCCTACCGAGTGGCAAAACGTAGTGCTGGGAGCGGTGCTCTTGGCCGCAGTCATCTGGAATACAGTGTACTTGAGGAACCAAAAGAGCTAGGGCTCTTTCAGGCTTGGAGGTTAGTATGACACCCCTGGTCGAAATGAGAAACATCTCTTTGCGCTTTGGCGGCAACCAAGCGCTCGATAACGCCAGCATCGACCTCTACCCCGGCGAGGTGGTAGGGCTCCTGGGCCACAACGGGGCGGGGAAATCCACCTTGATCAAGGTGCTTTCGGGGGCCTACCAAGCCGATAGCGGGCAGATCTTCGTGAATGGGCAGGAGGTCAAGATCAGCAGCCCGCAAGATGCCCAGCAATATGGCATCGAGACCATCTACCAGAATTTGGCCCTAGCCGATAACCTAGACGCTGTTGCCAATATCTTCTTGGGCCGGGAGAAGGTGCGCGGAGTGATGCTCGACGAAGACGTTATGGAGCTCGAGGCCCGCAGGGTTCTGGACCGTCTGCGGGTAAGGATTCCTAGCCTGCGGGTTCCCGTGGCCAACATGTCGGGCGGGCAGCGCCAGACCGTCGCCATCGGGCGGGCCATTCACTTCAAGGCCAAAATCCTGATCATGGATGAACCCACCGCCGCCCTAGGGCCAGAGGAAACCCAAAAAGTGGGCGAGCTCATCAAAGCCCTCAAGGCCGAGGGGGTGGGGATTTTCTTGATCAGCCACGACCTGCACGATGTGTTCGACTTGGCCGACCGAATTACCGTGATGAAGAACGGGCGGGTCGTGGGAACCGTCAACACCCGCGATGTCACCCACGATGACGTGCTGGGCATGATCATCGGCGGGGTGATGCCCAAGAGAGTGCCGAACGCTTGAGGCACAAGGCAGGGGGCCAGACGCCGAACGCAGTCCCCCGGCGAGGTTCTTCCGAAAAGCCCGTGTCAGCAGAGCGCCAAGCGCCTAAAAACCTTTTCTGAAGGAGCAAAGCCATGGCAGATTACACCCCCCAACCCTCGGACAAGTTCACCTTTGGTCTGTGGACCGTGGGCAACGTGGGGCGCGACCCCTTCGGCCTGCCCACCCGCCGGCCCCTCGAGCCCGACTACATCGTCTACAAGCTGGCCGAGTTGGGCGCCTACGGGGTCAACCTGCACGACGACGACCTGGTCCCGATAGAAGCCAGCCCGTCCGAGCGGGACAGGATCGTGAAGCGGTTTCAGCAAGCCCTCCAAGACTCCGGCCTGGTGGTGCCGATGGCCACCACCAACCTCTTCAGCGACCCGGTGTTCAAGGACGGGGCCTTCACCAACCCCGACGCCCGGATCCGAGCTTATGCCATCCAGAAGACCCTGCGCGCCATGGACCTAGGGGCCGAGCTGGGGGCCAAGATCTACGTTTTCTGGGGCGGGCGCGAGGGGGCCGAGGTGGACGCCGGGCACAACACCTTGGACGCCCTGGCCCGCTACCGCGAGGCGCTCAATTTCCTGGCCGAGTACAGCGAGGACCAAGGCTACGGCTACCGCTTCGCCCTCGAGCCCAAACCCAACGAGCCCCGGGGCGACCTCTACCTGCCCACGGTAGGGGCCATGCTGGGCTTCATCGCCACGCTGGACCGGCCCCACCTCTTCGGGCTCAACCCCGAGTTCGCCCACGAGACCATGGCCGGGCTCAACTTCGTGCACGCAGTGGCCCAGGCCATCGACGCCGGGAAGCTCTTCCACATCGACCTCAACGACCAGAAGATGAACCGCTTCGACCAGGACTTGCGCTTCGGCGCGGAAAACCTCAAGGCGGCCTTCTTCCTGGTCAAGCTCCTCGAGGACGCGGGCTACGACGGCCCCCGCCACTTCGACGCCCACGCCCTGCGCACCGAGGACGAGGCGGGGGTGTGGGAGTTCGCCAAGGGCTGTATGCGCACCTACTTGATCCTCAAGGAGAAGGCCCGGCAGTTCAACGCCGATGCGGAGATCCAGGCCCTCCTCCAGGCCTACAAAGTACAGGACGCCGGGCTCGCCGCACTCACCCAGAAGTACAGCAAGCAGAACGCCGAAGCCCTCAAAGCCCACCCCTTCGACCGCCGAGCCCTGGCCGAGCGGGGGCCCAGGCTCGAGCGCCTGGACCAGCTCACGGTTGAGCTGTTGCTGGGCGTGCGCTAAGGCTCGGGCGGTTACACTGGGGGCATGCACACCTGGAGGTCTGCCTATTCCCGCCTCAAGTTCGCCGCGCCCGCCGAGGGGGTGCTGGAGGTCATCCTCTCCAACCCGGGCCGCCTCAACGCCGCCGATGCCACCATGCACCGCGAGCTGGCCTACGTCTGGCGCGACATCGACGCCGACCCGGAGATCGGCGCGGTGCTGGTGCGGGGCGAGGGTGGGGCTTTCAGCGCCGGGGGCGACTTCGCCATGATCGAGGAGATGATCCGCGACTACGACACCTTGGTGCGGGTCTGGAAAGAGGCCAGGGACCTCGTCTACAACATCCTGAACTGCTCCAAGCCGGTGGTGGCGGCCATCGAAGGCCCGGCGGTGGGGGCAGGGCTCGCGGTGGCGCTCCTTTCGGATATCAGCGTAGCGGGGAAGAAAGCCCGCATCCTGGACGGGCACACCCGGCTGGGGGTAGCGGCGGGGGATCACTCGGCGATCATCTGGCCCCTCTTGATCGGGCTGAACAAGTCGAAATATTACCTGCTCTTGAACGAGTCCATGAGCGGGGAGGAAGCCGAGCGGATGGGGCTGGTCTCGCTGTGCGTGGACGACGATCAGGTCTACGCCAAGGCGCTCGAGCTGGCCCAAAGGCTCACCCAGGGCTCCGCAACCGCGATCCGCTGGACCAAGTACGCCCTCAACAACTGGCTAAGGCTGGCCGGGCCGACCTTCGATGCCAGCCTGGCCCTCGAGTTTCTGGGCTTCAAGGGACCGGACGCGCGGGAGGGGCTCGAGTCGCTCAGGGAAAAGCGCAAGCCTGAATTCAGCAAGAAAGTCCCCCTCTGAAGGCCAGGCACCGCTTTTGCGAGGCTGCCGCACCAGCCCCGTCTTAGCGTTTTGGAAACGCCCCTTCGAATGCTCCACGCGTTTCGCGTACGACGTAGATGCAGCAAATCAAGTCACCAGGGCACGAGGTAGAATAGGCTACTATGCGCTTGCAACAATTTCTCGCCCGGGCCGGGGTGGCCAGCCGCCGCAAGGCTGAAGACCTGATCCGCGCAGGGCGGGTCACCATCAACGATCGGGTAGCCAAGATCGGCTCGAGCGTCTCCGATAGCGACGTGGTGCGCCTCGATGGCGAACGGGTGCGCCTTCCCGAGAAAAAAGTGGTGATTGCCCTACATAAACCGGTGGGCGTGACCACCACCAAGCGCGACCCCCACGCCGAGCGTACCGTGTATCAGCTCGTGCCCGACGTACCTGGCCTGCATCCGGTAGGCCGCCTCGACAAGGACTCCGAGGGGCTCCTGCTGCTGACCAATGACGGCGAACTGACCCTAAAGCTCACCCACCCCCGCTATGGGGTGCGCAAGGTCTACCGGGTCTGGTGCAAGCAAGGCCGGGTGCCCGAGGCCGACTGCCAACGGCTGGTGGAGGGGGTGGAGCTTGAAGACGGGCTGGCCCAGGCCCTCGAGGCCGAGCCTACCCCAGAGGGGGCTCGGATCGTCATGGCCGAGGGGAAAAAGCGCGAGGTACGGCGGATGCTGAGGCGGCTCGGCTACGCCGTGACCCGGCTGGTGCGCTGGCAGGTGGGGCCGATCAAGCTGGGGAAGCTCAACCCCGGCGAGTGGCGCTACCTGACCCCGGAAGAGATCAACGTCTTGCACGGGAGAGCGCCGGCCAAGCCCCGCAGGGTGCAGATCCAGTCGGCCCAATTTGGGCTTCAGGCCTTAGTCGAGGCGCCGACGAAAGCCCCCCGCCATCGCCGGGGGAAGCAGGTCAAACCAGACCGCGGGCCAGAATCCATTCACCCCCAGCCAACCGCCCTCCGAGGCTCCGAGCGCCCACCCACGGCCAAAACCTCCCTCAGAGATGCCCGGCAGCGCGGCGCTTTTGCCCCACAGAAACGGCGGAGCAAAAAACCCCGAGTGGTTTGATAACGAGATTTATCGAGGGGACTCCACCGCGTTTTGCGCCGCTAAACCTTCAGGTACAATCACTTTGTGAGCACCTTCCATCCCGGAGACGGCCCCATCCAGATCGGCGAGCAGCAGATCCAAGCGCGCATCCGCGAGCTCGGGGCCCGGATCACGCAGGACTATAAGGGGAAACAACCCCATCTGATCTGCATCCTGAACGGAGCCTTCATCTTTATGGCCGATCTGGTGCGCCAGATCGACCTGCCGCTCTCGATGGACTTCCTAGCCCTTTCCTCCTACAACAACGATACCAAGACCAGCGGCGAGGTGGAGCTGGTTAAGGACCTGCGCTACCCCATCAGTGGCAAGGACGTGATCGTGGTGGAGGACATCGTGGACACCGGGATCACCCTCAACTACCTGCTGCACTACCTGGATGCCCGTCAACCCGCTTCGGTCAGGATCGCGGCCCTCCTCTCCAAACCGGCCCGCCGCCGCGTCGAGGTACCCATCCACTACCTGGGCTTCGAGATCGAGGACGCTTACGTCTATGGCTACGGCCTGGACCGAGCCCAATACGACCGCAACCTGCCCTTCATCACCTCGATTCGCTCAGAATAGCTCCGGGAAGCCCCCTAGCCAGGGTTATACAATCGGACGTTATGCGGGCTTATCGCTACTTGGACTTCATCACCGCCCTCTTCGTGGTGGTGCTGATCGTCTCCAACATCGCCTCCACCAAGGTAGTGCTGCTGGGGCCTTTCACCTTCGACGGCGGGACCATCCTGTTCCCGCTCGCCTACATCTTCGGGGACGTGTTGACCGAAGTGTATGGGTATAAGCGCTCGAGGCGGGTGATCTGGACGGGGTTCTTGTTGCTGACCCTGGCCACCTTGACCTTTGGCCTCGTGAACGCCCTCCCTACCCCTCCCGACCAGCAAAACACCGCCCGAGCTTTTTCGACCGTCCTAGGTCTGGTGCCCCGCATCGCCTTGGCCAGCCTGGTGGCCTACTGGGTAGGCGAGTTCGTCAACAGCTATGTGCTGGCGAAGCTCAAGATCGCCACCCAAGGGCGCTGGCTGTGGACCCGTACCCTCGGCTCGACCCTCATCGGACAAGCTTTCGACACCGGCCTTTTCTTGCTCATCGCCTTCTACGGGGTATGGGACGACACCCTGCTGCGGACGGTGTTCGTGTCAAACTACGTGTTCAAGGTGGGGGTGGAAGCGCTCTTTACCCCCCTTACCTACGCGGTGGTGGGATTTCTAAAGCGCACTGAGGGTGAGGATTACTACGACCGCAACACCAATTTCAACCCCTTCGCGGTTCGGTGACGACCCCTCGAACTGCGCCACGGCGCGGCGCTCTTCCCCTACCCCGCCTACCGGCAGCGAAAGAAGCGTCGTTCGGAGAACGAGGGTTGGCTACCCAACACGCCGTCCCCGCTCAAAGTTCCCGGGGAACCCTTTCCCCAAAGACGAGCATGCCGCCGGAGGCAGCGAGTCCCTCCCCGCGAAGCTCCTTCACACCCCCTCTTTTCTTGAGGCGCCACTGGGTGACCCGGTCTACGCTCGAGATAACAACCCTCCCCTAAACTAAGAGGTAGATGAATCCTCCCCACCCCTCCCCTAGGGTAACAACCCGCCTCAGGATAGCCTTGGCCGCGGGGCTGGGCATTGCCGTGCTGCTCGGCGGGCTCGAGCTATACTTCGGCGCGCGTATCTTCCCGGGGGTGACGGCCGACGGGGTCGCGGTGGGAGGGATGACGGTAGAGGAGGCCGCCGCTCAAATCGCCGCCCGCGGCAAGATCGCCAATCGCCCCCCGGTAGCGGTGCGAGCCGCCGGGCGCAGCTATATGCTGAGCGCCGCCGAACTGGGCTGGAGGGCCGACGCCACGGCCACGGCCCAGGCGGCTTTCCGCATCGGGCGCGCGGGCGGGCTGGCCCGCTCGCTGCGCGAACGCTGGATCGCCTGGCGACAGGGGGTGAACGTCCCGGTCTCGGGGGTGGTGGAACAAGCCGTGCTCTTCCGGCGGCTCGAGCAGCTTGCCACGGCCCTCAAGCAATCCCCCAAAAACGCCAAGGTCGAGTTCAAAAACGGCCGCTTTGTGGTAATACCCGACGTCCCGGGGCGGCGCTTCGATGTGGAGAGAGCAGCGGCCAGCTTCCTGGCTGATCCCAGCGCGACCACCCTGGAACTGCCGGTGGAGGAGGTCGCGGCAAGCGTCCGGGCCAGCGAGTACGAAGCCCGCGCTGCCGAAGCCAACGCCCTTCTGCGCCCCATCACCCTCAACTACACCCCGCCGGGGGGCGCGCCCAAGACCTACCCCCTCCGGCCCGAGCAGGTCGCCGGGTTGATCGTGCTGAGAAGAGAAGGGCTCGAGGCCAACCTTCCCGCGGTGCGTAAGCTCCTGCGGCAGGTGGCCAAGGCCTATGACCGAGAAGCGGTGAACGCGCACTACACGCCGCAGACCCCCGGCACCCCCTCCCCCTTCACCGTGGTGATGGAGAAGCCCGGCTGGAAGCTCGATCAGAGAGCGGCGGAGGAAGCCCTGGTACCCCTCCTCTGGCAGCCCGAGGCCCGCACCCTGGACTTACCGGTCGTAACCGTCGAGCCCATGCTCAAGGCCGCCGACCTGCCCGATCCCGGCCAGCTGGTGCTCCTCTCCAGCGCCACCACCACCTTCAAAGGCTCGAGCGCCGAACGCATTCACAACGTACGCACCGCGGCTGCTCGCCTCGACGGGTACATCATCGCCCCCGGCGAGACCTTCTCCTTCAACCAAGCCGTCGGCGAGATCACCCCCGAAGCCGGCTTCAAGGAGGGTTTGGTGATCTCCGGCGGGCGCACCGTGCCTGGGGTAGGAGGCGGGGTCTGCCAAGTCTCGACCACCACCTTCCGCGCCTTATACATGGCCGGCCTCCCGGTAGTGGAGCGCAACCCCCACGCCTACCGGGTGCGCTGGTACGACCCCATCATCGGCTTCGACGCCGCCGTATACCAGCCCTACCTGGACCTGCGCATGAAGAACGACACCCCCTCCCCGCTGCTCCTGCGCACCCATTACGACCCCCACAAGGTGAGCCTGACCGTGAGCGTGTGGGGCCTACCCTTGGGGCGCACGGTGACGGTATCCGACCCGGTCATCCTCTCGCGCACCCCCCACCCCCCGGACAAATACATCCTCGACCCCAACCTTCCCCCTGGGGCTCGCAAGCAGGTAGACTGGGCGGCCGATGGCTACAGCGTGCGCCTGAGCCGCACCATCACCGACGCTTCGGGCACGCGCACCGAAGTACTCTCCACCCGCTACCGCCCCTGGCAGGCGGTCTACCTGGTAGGGCCGAGCCAAGCTCACCCCGATCAGTAAGGCCCCTAAGCGGGTGGGGTGCTTCCCCCCTCGTCCTCCCACCGTTGCACCGAGCGCCGCTCATCCATCCGCCGGTAAACGGCGCTCCGGTATTCGCCAAGCTCGAGGTCGGCCCGGTTCCCGCCCGCTTCCACGTAGCGGATACAGGCCTCCACCAACTCATTGAAAAGGAGCACGCACGGATCAGGTGCGGGGGCCTCATCCTCCATCCGCTTGACCTCGTCGTACTGCTCCTTGTACTCGCGCTCTTCCAATTCCTGGCAGTCACGGTAAGCCTGCAAGGCTAGCTGCACCGCCTGGGCCTCGGCCGTCATCTCGACTCACCTCGAGCTGAGTATAGCCCAGAGCTACTCATCGCTAAAGCGCTCTTCCTTCCAGGGGTCCCCCCGGCGGTGATAGCCGTTGACCTCCCAGAAGCCGAGTTCTTCCCGGTCCAAGAACTCTAGCCCCCGCAGCCATTTGGCGCTTTTCCAGGCGTAGAGGTGCGGCACGACGAGCCGCAAAGGGCCGCCATGGTCCCGCGGGAGGGGTTCGCCATAAAGGGTGTGGGCCAGCAGGTTCTCCGGGCGCAGGAAGTCCTCCAGGAGCAAGTTGGTGGTGTATCCCCCGTAGCAGTGCACCAGCACAGCTTTGGCGCCGGGCTCGAGCCGGACTCGCTCCATAAGATCGAGCACCCGCACCCCCCGCCACTTCACGTCGAGCTTGCTCCAGCGGGTGACGCAGTGGAAGTCGGCGGTGAGGTCGCTTTGGGGCAGGGCCATCAGGTCGTCCCAGGAGAGCTCGAGGGGGCTCTCCACCCGCCCATATACCCTAAGCCGTACCTCCTGGGGTTTTAGGCTGGGGGTCGGGCCGTAGGTGAGCACGGGGAAGCGCTCGGTAAGGGTCTGGCCGGGGGGAACTCGGCCACGGTCGCCTTTGGGAGCTTGGAAAAACTTACCGAACATAAGCCAAGGGTAGCCCTGGCTTTGGCCAGGGCGGGTAAGGCGCCGTACATTCCCAGCGACCGCGTTTAGCGCCTTGCGTACGACGCATCACGTGCGACAACGATCAAGCCGCCCGTGCACTAGCGGTGCTGGTAGCGGATCACCTCCACCCGCTCCATGGTCACCAACCCCTCCCCCACCATCGCCTCGAGCGCTGGCAAGAAGGCCCGTACCTTCTCTTCGGCATCCACGATCTCGATCATCACCGGGAGATCCTCGGAGAGCTGCAGGATCTTGGCGGAGTGGATGCGCGAGTGGGCCCCGAAGCCCATTACCCCCTTGAACACCGTGGCCCCCGCCAATCCCTGGCGCTTGGCCTCGAGCACGATGGCCTCGTAGAGGGGTTTTCCCTGCCAACGGTCCGACTCCCCGACAAAGATGCGCACGAGCTTGGCTTCACCCTCGAGCTTCACGCTTACCCCCTGTCCAAACCTCACCCAGCTAAGCGATAGGCCAACCAGACCGCTATAAATCCCAACACCACGCTGCCGGTCACGTACAAGAACGCCTTGAGCCATTCCCCCTGTTGGACCAGGGTCAGGGTCTCGTAGCTGAAGGTGGAGAAGGTGGTATAGCCACCCAAAATGCCCACGGCTAGGAACAGCCGGGCTTCGGTAGAGAGGCTGCCCTCGAGGGAGAGGCGCAGCACCGCGCCGATTAGAAAGCTTCCGCTCACGTTGATAAAAAAGGTGCTCCAGGGAAAACCTAGCCCGACCAGCCCTTGCAGCCAAGCCCCCAGCCCATAGCGCAACCCCGCGCCGATGGCCCCGCCCAACA from Meiothermus sp. Pnk-1 carries:
- a CDS encoding ATP-binding cassette domain-containing protein, producing the protein MTPLVEMRNISLRFGGNQALDNASIDLYPGEVVGLLGHNGAGKSTLIKVLSGAYQADSGQIFVNGQEVKISSPQDAQQYGIETIYQNLALADNLDAVANIFLGREKVRGVMLDEDVMELEARRVLDRLRVRIPSLRVPVANMSGGQRQTVAIGRAIHFKAKILIMDEPTAALGPEETQKVGELIKALKAEGVGIFLISHDLHDVFDLADRITVMKNGRVVGTVNTRDVTHDDVLGMIIGGVMPKRVPNA
- the xylA gene encoding xylose isomerase, translated to MADYTPQPSDKFTFGLWTVGNVGRDPFGLPTRRPLEPDYIVYKLAELGAYGVNLHDDDLVPIEASPSERDRIVKRFQQALQDSGLVVPMATTNLFSDPVFKDGAFTNPDARIRAYAIQKTLRAMDLGAELGAKIYVFWGGREGAEVDAGHNTLDALARYREALNFLAEYSEDQGYGYRFALEPKPNEPRGDLYLPTVGAMLGFIATLDRPHLFGLNPEFAHETMAGLNFVHAVAQAIDAGKLFHIDLNDQKMNRFDQDLRFGAENLKAAFFLVKLLEDAGYDGPRHFDAHALRTEDEAGVWEFAKGCMRTYLILKEKARQFNADAEIQALLQAYKVQDAGLAALTQKYSKQNAEALKAHPFDRRALAERGPRLERLDQLTVELLLGVR
- a CDS encoding enoyl-CoA hydratase/isomerase family protein, whose product is MHTWRSAYSRLKFAAPAEGVLEVILSNPGRLNAADATMHRELAYVWRDIDADPEIGAVLVRGEGGAFSAGGDFAMIEEMIRDYDTLVRVWKEARDLVYNILNCSKPVVAAIEGPAVGAGLAVALLSDISVAGKKARILDGHTRLGVAAGDHSAIIWPLLIGLNKSKYYLLLNESMSGEEAERMGLVSLCVDDDQVYAKALELAQRLTQGSATAIRWTKYALNNWLRLAGPTFDASLALEFLGFKGPDAREGLESLREKRKPEFSKKVPL
- a CDS encoding pseudouridine synthase: MRLQQFLARAGVASRRKAEDLIRAGRVTINDRVAKIGSSVSDSDVVRLDGERVRLPEKKVVIALHKPVGVTTTKRDPHAERTVYQLVPDVPGLHPVGRLDKDSEGLLLLTNDGELTLKLTHPRYGVRKVYRVWCKQGRVPEADCQRLVEGVELEDGLAQALEAEPTPEGARIVMAEGKKREVRRMLRRLGYAVTRLVRWQVGPIKLGKLNPGEWRYLTPEEINVLHGRAPAKPRRVQIQSAQFGLQALVEAPTKAPRHRRGKQVKPDRGPESIHPQPTALRGSERPPTAKTSLRDARQRGAFAPQKRRSKKPRVV
- the hpt gene encoding hypoxanthine phosphoribosyltransferase; its protein translation is MSTFHPGDGPIQIGEQQIQARIRELGARITQDYKGKQPHLICILNGAFIFMADLVRQIDLPLSMDFLALSSYNNDTKTSGEVELVKDLRYPISGKDVIVVEDIVDTGITLNYLLHYLDARQPASVRIAALLSKPARRRVEVPIHYLGFEIEDAYVYGYGLDRAQYDRNLPFITSIRSE
- a CDS encoding queuosine precursor transporter, with translation MRAYRYLDFITALFVVVLIVSNIASTKVVLLGPFTFDGGTILFPLAYIFGDVLTEVYGYKRSRRVIWTGFLLLTLATLTFGLVNALPTPPDQQNTARAFSTVLGLVPRIALASLVAYWVGEFVNSYVLAKLKIATQGRWLWTRTLGSTLIGQAFDTGLFLLIAFYGVWDDTLLRTVFVSNYVFKVGVEALFTPLTYAVVGFLKRTEGEDYYDRNTNFNPFAVR
- a CDS encoding VanW family protein; the protein is MNPPHPSPRVTTRLRIALAAGLGIAVLLGGLELYFGARIFPGVTADGVAVGGMTVEEAAAQIAARGKIANRPPVAVRAAGRSYMLSAAELGWRADATATAQAAFRIGRAGGLARSLRERWIAWRQGVNVPVSGVVEQAVLFRRLEQLATALKQSPKNAKVEFKNGRFVVIPDVPGRRFDVERAAASFLADPSATTLELPVEEVAASVRASEYEARAAEANALLRPITLNYTPPGGAPKTYPLRPEQVAGLIVLRREGLEANLPAVRKLLRQVAKAYDREAVNAHYTPQTPGTPSPFTVVMEKPGWKLDQRAAEEALVPLLWQPEARTLDLPVVTVEPMLKAADLPDPGQLVLLSSATTTFKGSSAERIHNVRTAAARLDGYIIAPGETFSFNQAVGEITPEAGFKEGLVISGGRTVPGVGGGVCQVSTTTFRALYMAGLPVVERNPHAYRVRWYDPIIGFDAAVYQPYLDLRMKNDTPSPLLLRTHYDPHKVSLTVSVWGLPLGRTVTVSDPVILSRTPHPPDKYILDPNLPPGARKQVDWAADGYSVRLSRTITDASGTRTEVLSTRYRPWQAVYLVGPSQAHPDQ
- a CDS encoding sulfite oxidase-like oxidoreductase, which produces MFGKFFQAPKGDRGRVPPGQTLTERFPVLTYGPTPSLKPQEVRLRVYGRVESPLELSWDDLMALPQSDLTADFHCVTRWSKLDVKWRGVRVLDLMERVRLEPGAKAVLVHCYGGYTTNLLLEDFLRPENLLAHTLYGEPLPRDHGGPLRLVVPHLYAWKSAKWLRGLEFLDREELGFWEVNGYHRRGDPWKEERFSDE
- a CDS encoding DUF190 domain-containing protein, producing the protein MKLEGEAKLVRIFVGESDRWQGKPLYEAIVLEAKRQGLAGATVFKGVMGFGAHSRIHSAKILQLSEDLPVMIEIVDAEEKVRAFLPALEAMVGEGLVTMERVEVIRYQHR
- the crcB gene encoding fluoride efflux transporter CrcB, producing the protein MERYLLVMLGGAIGAGLRYGLGAWLQGLVGLGFPWSTFFINVSGSFLIGAVLRLSLEGSLSTEARLFLAVGILGGYTTFSTFSYETLTLVQQGEWLKAFLYVTGSVVLGFIAVWLAYRLAG